A region of the Leishmania major strain Friedlin complete genome, chromosome 19 genome:
ccccccccgcggTAGCCCCGCCGGCCGCTCTtccagcggcgcaccgcccCTGCATCTGCCTCCTATTGCACGacctctctcccctgccactcctcgtcctccctccctccctccccctctgcgccgcaccgctgcacgcagCAGCCCATTTGCCCTCGCACCGCACCCCCTCCAGACCACCAATGTCCGCCTATCACAGCAGCAACCCTGTCGAggcccgccgcgccgagtgcgcgcgcctgcaggcCAAGTACCCCGGCCACGTCGCCGTGGTTGTCGAGGCGGCCGAAAAGGCCGGCAGCAAGGTGCACttcctcgcgctgccgcgcgacgccaccgtcgccgagctcgaggcggccgtgcgcCAGGCGCtcggcaccagcgccaagAAGGTGACGCTCGCCATCGAGGGCTCCACCCCGGCGGTGACCGCCACGGTCGGCGACATCGCCGACGCCTGCAAGCGGGACGACGGCTTCCTGTACgtgagcgtgcgcaccgaGCAGGCCATGGGCGGCATCGCCGGTCTCTGCTTCGCCAGCGACTCCGGCGGTATCTAGCCAGCGCGGCCTTCGCGCTTCCCATCCTCTCTGTTCGTCTTTCTttcaccccttccccccagTGACTTTGCTTGGAAAACCGgagcgtcgctgccgtcctcaTGTGTG
Encoded here:
- the ATG8B.6 gene encoding putative ATG8/AUT7/APG8/PAZ2 codes for the protein MSAYHSSNPVEARRAECARLQAKYPGHVAVVVEAAEKAGSKVHFLALPRDATVAELEAAVRQALGTSAKKVTLAIEGSTPAVTATVGDIADACKRDDGFLYVSVRTEQAMGGIAGLCFASDSGGI